One part of the Algibacter sp. L1A34 genome encodes these proteins:
- a CDS encoding glycoside hydrolase family 30 protein — protein sequence MKNIKALVLIALVAFSSCKEEEKGLTVAWVSSTEDTVWNTKTYNQSVEEIASDVVIDIDTEAQEQEITGFGGCFNELGWDALGMITPEEKQQILNDLFNQETGSKFNLCRMPIGANDYAVDWYSFNETEGDFAMENFSIDRDKKRLIPYIKEAQKINPDVAVWASPWCPPSWMKHSKHYACKANPEFNDLPLELSNTEELVSRFITEPEYFEAYALYFSKFVQAYAKEGIDISAVHVQNEYNSAQNFPSCVWDPKDLGVFIADYLGPKFKADKLDAEIWLGTVERPQIERVEDVLEYKNTKEYVTGVGFQWAGKGAIESVHAEYPEMQLMQTETECGDGSNDWKAAEHTFDLMKHYFKNGANSYMYWNMVLDETGKSQWGWKQNSMISIDSKTKGITYNPEFYLMKHLSAFVAPGSVKLATKGNDDNAIVFYNKVKNEVVILAYNSAEENQEFQFNIKDKKVRTLLEAKSFNTLTVSL from the coding sequence ATGAAAAATATAAAAGCACTTGTATTAATAGCTTTAGTAGCATTTTCATCTTGTAAAGAAGAAGAGAAAGGTTTAACTGTTGCATGGGTTAGCAGTACTGAAGATACAGTTTGGAATACAAAAACATACAATCAAAGCGTAGAAGAGATAGCTTCAGATGTTGTTATTGATATCGATACAGAAGCACAAGAACAAGAAATTACTGGTTTTGGTGGTTGTTTTAATGAGTTAGGTTGGGATGCTTTAGGTATGATAACTCCAGAAGAGAAACAACAAATTTTAAACGATTTATTTAATCAAGAAACAGGATCTAAATTTAACTTATGTAGAATGCCTATTGGTGCTAATGATTATGCCGTAGATTGGTATAGTTTTAATGAAACTGAAGGTGATTTTGCCATGGAGAACTTTTCTATTGATAGAGATAAAAAACGTTTAATTCCATATATAAAAGAAGCACAAAAAATTAACCCAGATGTTGCTGTTTGGGCGTCGCCTTGGTGTCCGCCTTCATGGATGAAGCATAGCAAACATTATGCGTGTAAAGCAAACCCTGAATTTAATGATTTGCCTTTAGAATTAAGTAATACAGAAGAATTGGTGTCTCGTTTTATAACAGAACCAGAATATTTTGAAGCCTATGCTTTATACTTTTCAAAATTTGTTCAAGCTTACGCTAAAGAAGGTATAGATATAAGTGCAGTGCATGTTCAGAATGAATATAATTCGGCTCAAAATTTTCCATCATGTGTTTGGGATCCTAAAGATTTAGGGGTTTTCATCGCAGATTATTTAGGCCCTAAATTTAAAGCAGATAAATTAGATGCTGAAATTTGGTTAGGTACTGTAGAGCGTCCTCAAATTGAGCGTGTAGAAGATGTTTTAGAATATAAAAACACAAAAGAATATGTAACAGGTGTTGGTTTTCAATGGGCAGGAAAAGGCGCTATTGAATCTGTACATGCTGAATATCCAGAAATGCAATTAATGCAAACAGAAACAGAATGTGGTGATGGTTCTAACGATTGGAAAGCTGCAGAGCATACTTTCGACCTTATGAAACATTATTTTAAAAACGGTGCAAATTCTTATATGTACTGGAATATGGTTTTAGATGAAACAGGAAAAAGCCAATGGGGTTGGAAACAAAACTCAATGATTTCTATTGATAGTAAAACAAAAGGGATTACATACAATCCTGAATTTTACTTAATGAAACATTTAAGCGCTTTTGTAGCACCAGGATCTGTGAAATTAGCAACAAAAGGGAATGATGATAATGCCATTGTATTTTACAATAAAGTAAAAAACGAAGTTGTTATTCTGGCGTATAATAGTGCTGAAGAAAATCAAGAATTTCAATTTAATATTAAAGATAAAAAAGTAAGGACTTTATTAGAAGCCAAATCTTTTAACACTTTAACTGTTAGTTTATAA
- a CDS encoding sulfatase — translation MEKSRSFYLGIFALCLFVFTSCKNKTEVKKEAKDTRPNILYIMADDNTSQALGIYGGILKDYVHTPNIQRLATEGAVLDNCLVSNSLCTPSRATVLTGQYSHINGVTTLGAGLPTGHKTIAGVLQRGGYQTSILGKWHMKQEPTDEFDYYCVLPGQGRYWDPILKTKENWKDYDEGGKVYEGYSTDVITGLTIDWMENRDKSKPFMAMCNFKATHEPFDYPERFSHLYKDVDIPVPSTFYDEGPDTTGRSFNGQSIDSLKTRYLVASKDPDNVPGYMQYPGLPFDVDGLDRMESRYKTYQKYVKDFMRCGAAIDDNIGKLLKYLEESGLAENTIVIYTADQGYFLGEHGFFDKRLIYEESIHMPFVIRYPKEIPAGTRNSDLIENVDFSALFADYAGLEYPKDMQGHSFRENLKGNTSSDWRKYGYYRYWDHTKDRPGHFGIKGKQYTLSFSYGHAYKVNGYTKENAPKKYWDFFDLEKDPLQIHNGYYDPEYQDIIKELKNEILNQRVALGDLDTDHPEVLAAIDAHWND, via the coding sequence ATGGAAAAAAGTAGATCATTTTATTTAGGAATTTTTGCACTATGCCTCTTTGTTTTTACGAGTTGTAAAAATAAAACGGAGGTTAAAAAAGAAGCAAAAGATACAAGGCCCAATATCTTGTATATTATGGCAGATGATAATACATCGCAGGCCTTAGGTATATATGGAGGTATATTAAAAGATTATGTACATACACCAAATATTCAACGTTTAGCTACAGAAGGCGCGGTATTAGATAACTGTTTGGTGTCTAATTCACTTTGTACACCAAGTAGAGCTACCGTTCTTACGGGGCAATATAGCCATATAAATGGTGTAACAACTTTAGGTGCAGGTTTGCCAACAGGTCATAAAACTATTGCTGGTGTTTTGCAAAGAGGCGGGTATCAAACTTCTATATTAGGTAAATGGCATATGAAGCAAGAGCCTACAGATGAGTTTGATTATTATTGCGTTTTGCCAGGACAAGGTAGATATTGGGACCCAATTTTGAAAACAAAAGAGAACTGGAAAGATTATGATGAAGGTGGGAAAGTATACGAAGGATATAGTACCGATGTTATTACTGGTTTGACTATTGACTGGATGGAAAATCGGGATAAATCGAAGCCGTTTATGGCTATGTGTAATTTTAAAGCAACACATGAACCTTTTGATTACCCTGAGCGTTTTAGTCACTTATATAAAGATGTTGATATCCCTGTGCCTTCTACATTTTACGACGAAGGACCAGATACAACAGGAAGATCTTTTAATGGCCAATCTATTGATAGTTTAAAGACCAGATATTTGGTAGCTTCAAAAGATCCTGATAATGTGCCTGGATATATGCAATACCCTGGATTACCTTTTGATGTAGACGGTTTAGATAGAATGGAGTCGCGTTATAAAACATACCAAAAATATGTGAAAGATTTTATGCGTTGTGGAGCAGCTATTGATGATAACATTGGTAAATTATTAAAATATTTAGAAGAATCTGGCTTAGCAGAAAATACGATTGTAATTTATACTGCAGATCAAGGATATTTTTTGGGAGAACATGGTTTTTTTGATAAACGTTTAATTTATGAAGAGTCTATCCATATGCCTTTTGTTATTCGTTACCCAAAAGAAATTCCAGCTGGAACTCGTAATTCTGATTTGATAGAAAATGTAGATTTCTCTGCCTTATTTGCAGATTATGCAGGTCTTGAATATCCTAAAGACATGCAAGGACATAGTTTTAGAGAAAATTTAAAAGGAAACACATCTTCAGACTGGCGTAAATACGGATACTATCGTTATTGGGATCATACCAAAGATCGTCCAGGTCACTTTGGAATTAAAGGAAAACAATACACTTTGTCATTTTCTTATGGACATGCATACAAGGTAAATGGTTATACCAAAGAAAATGCACCAAAAAAGTATTGGGATTTCTTTGATTTGGAGAAAGATCCTCTTCAAATTCATAATGGTTATTACGATCCAGAATATCAAGATATTATTAAAGAGTTGAAGAATGAAATTTTAAATCAAAGAGTTGCTTTAGGAGATTTAGATACAGATCACCCTGAAGTTCTTGCAGCAATTGATGCACATTGGAATGATTAA
- a CDS encoding glycosyl hydrolase family 95 catalytic domain-containing protein, with protein sequence MLKFVVAISCFCLSVNHGQAQGAHKLSYESPAEKWTEALPIGNGSLSAMIFGGVSEEHIQFNEETLWAGKPHDYAHKGAYKYLDTIRQLLKDGKQVDAQNLAMQEFMSTPLKQKPYQPFGDIYIAFKGHENYKNYTRELNIEEAISKVSYSVNGVDFKREVFSSYPSQIIAINLTSSKSKALNFDLWLDALHEDKTLETFGNTQTLKVQVKDGALRGVATLNIKTNGTIETVNGKLQISNASKATIYLTAATNYIKYDDVSGNPEKITQKTLADVASENYKKVKKKHLKDYQSLYNRFDIDFGDNGKSANTTDKRIFDFWKNPSDPELIALYVQYARYLMIASSRPGTKPPTLQGIWNDKLTPPWFSSYTTNINLEMNYWPVEIANLSECHEPLFDFIKDVSETGKNVAKEHYGAKGWNVHHNVDIWRGAAPVNHSNHGLWLSGSAWLCSHIWEHYLFTKDETFLKNNYTLMKESAQFYTDFLVEDPKTGYLISTPSTSPEIGGLVAGPTMDHQIIRALFKSVVEASSILKTDEAFAEKLTAMIPKIAPNQIGKYGQLQEWLEDKDNPESHHRHVSHLWAVYPGSEINYEETPELMKAAKQSLEFRGDNGTGWSLAWKVNFWSRFKDGNRAYKLLNVLLSPAEIPERKIRGGSYPNLFDAHPPFQIDGNFGGASGILEMLLQSHLDKIELLPALPDALADGEVKGIVARGGFELSFEWGNSELKTVSVLSKKGQSCKLVYKDKEIEFKTEAGKAYAFDGFLNKK encoded by the coding sequence ATGTTAAAATTTGTAGTTGCAATAAGTTGCTTTTGCTTGTCCGTGAACCACGGACAAGCTCAAGGAGCTCATAAATTATCTTATGAGTCTCCTGCTGAAAAATGGACCGAAGCTTTACCTATAGGAAATGGTAGCCTTAGCGCTATGATTTTTGGTGGTGTTTCCGAAGAACATATTCAGTTTAACGAAGAAACACTTTGGGCAGGAAAACCACATGATTATGCACATAAAGGGGCTTATAAATATTTAGATACTATTCGCCAATTATTAAAAGATGGCAAACAAGTAGATGCTCAAAACTTAGCGATGCAAGAGTTTATGAGCACGCCTTTAAAACAAAAGCCTTACCAACCTTTTGGTGATATTTACATTGCTTTTAAAGGTCATGAAAACTATAAAAATTACACACGGGAACTAAACATAGAAGAAGCTATTAGCAAAGTTTCTTATTCTGTAAATGGCGTTGATTTTAAAAGAGAAGTCTTCTCTAGTTACCCATCTCAAATTATTGCTATTAATCTAACTTCGAGTAAGTCTAAAGCTCTTAATTTCGATTTATGGTTAGATGCCCTTCACGAAGATAAAACGTTAGAAACCTTTGGAAATACACAAACCTTAAAGGTTCAAGTTAAAGATGGAGCACTAAGAGGTGTTGCTACTTTAAACATTAAAACTAATGGTACTATTGAAACTGTAAACGGGAAACTTCAAATTTCGAATGCATCAAAAGCAACCATATATTTAACAGCAGCAACCAACTATATTAAATATGATGATGTTTCGGGAAATCCTGAAAAAATCACTCAAAAAACTTTAGCAGATGTTGCTTCAGAAAATTACAAAAAAGTAAAAAAGAAACATCTAAAAGATTATCAATCTCTGTATAATCGTTTTGATATTGATTTTGGTGATAATGGAAAATCGGCAAACACCACCGATAAACGTATTTTCGACTTCTGGAAAAACCCAAGCGATCCGGAATTAATTGCACTTTACGTGCAATATGCTCGTTATTTAATGATAGCCAGTAGTCGTCCCGGAACTAAACCGCCAACATTACAAGGTATTTGGAATGATAAATTAACACCACCATGGTTTAGCAGTTATACCACTAATATTAATTTAGAAATGAATTATTGGCCAGTAGAAATTGCCAACTTAAGTGAATGTCATGAACCGCTTTTCGATTTTATAAAAGACGTTTCTGAAACCGGAAAAAACGTGGCTAAAGAACATTATGGCGCTAAGGGTTGGAATGTACACCATAACGTTGATATTTGGAGAGGTGCTGCACCGGTAAACCACTCTAATCACGGACTTTGGTTATCTGGTAGTGCTTGGCTTTGTTCTCATATTTGGGAACACTATTTATTTACAAAAGATGAAACTTTTTTAAAGAATAACTATACTTTAATGAAAGAATCGGCGCAATTTTATACCGATTTTTTAGTAGAAGATCCAAAAACGGGTTACCTAATAAGTACACCATCTACATCGCCAGAAATTGGTGGTCTAGTGGCTGGGCCAACTATGGATCATCAAATAATAAGAGCACTTTTTAAAAGTGTAGTTGAAGCGTCTTCAATATTAAAAACAGATGAAGCTTTCGCTGAAAAATTAACAGCTATGATTCCTAAAATTGCGCCAAACCAAATAGGTAAATATGGGCAATTACAAGAATGGTTGGAAGATAAAGATAACCCAGAAAGTCATCACAGACATGTATCGCATTTATGGGCAGTATATCCAGGAAGTGAAATAAATTATGAAGAGACTCCAGAATTAATGAAGGCTGCAAAACAATCTTTAGAATTTCGAGGAGATAACGGAACAGGTTGGAGTTTAGCTTGGAAAGTTAATTTCTGGTCTCGTTTTAAAGATGGCAACCGCGCTTATAAATTATTGAATGTATTATTAAGTCCAGCAGAAATTCCTGAACGAAAAATAAGAGGTGGGTCTTATCCCAATCTTTTTGATGCGCATCCACCATTCCAAATTGATGGTAACTTCGGTGGCGCTTCGGGTATCTTAGAAATGTTACTACAAAGTCATTTAGACAAAATAGAATTATTACCTGCTTTACCAGATGCTTTAGCCGATGGAGAAGTAAAAGGTATTGTTGCTAGAGGTGGTTTTGAGTTGTCGTTTGAATGGGGAAATTCAGAATTAAAAACGGTAAGTGTTCTATCTAAAAAAGGACAGTCTTGTAAATTGGTTTATAAGGATAAAGAAATAGAATTTAAAACAGAAGCAGGAAAAGCGTATGCGTTTGATGGCTTTTTAAATAAAAAATAA
- a CDS encoding SGNH/GDSL hydrolase family protein, whose amino-acid sequence MNRRSFVKYLGATSIFIGATSCASINFFGNNYDEETSREAWKKLADKGEAFKYVNPNKKLPNILLYGDSISIGYTPTVRQGLVNKANVFRIYSNGQSSDRFIPKMKKLKETMFQPYLKGGWDFNWDVIHFNVGLHDLKYLKDGKLDIENGKQVSSIAVYKSNLDTICKYLQTEFPKAKLIFATTTAVPEEGADGRISGDSITYNTAALEVLANYPSIQINDLYAFTKPNAKDWHIKPHNVHYNTLGKKAQGKQVTKIITENL is encoded by the coding sequence ATGAATAGAAGAAGTTTTGTAAAGTATTTAGGAGCAACATCTATTTTTATAGGTGCTACTTCTTGTGCTTCAATTAATTTTTTTGGTAATAATTACGATGAAGAAACATCTAGAGAAGCATGGAAAAAACTTGCTGATAAAGGAGAGGCTTTTAAGTATGTAAATCCGAATAAAAAACTTCCAAATATATTGCTTTATGGTGATTCAATTTCTATTGGTTATACGCCAACTGTAAGGCAAGGGTTAGTAAATAAGGCTAATGTTTTTAGAATTTATAGTAATGGTCAGTCTAGTGATAGATTCATTCCTAAAATGAAAAAACTTAAAGAAACCATGTTTCAACCGTATTTAAAGGGTGGCTGGGATTTTAATTGGGACGTGATTCATTTTAACGTTGGTTTGCACGATTTAAAATATCTTAAAGATGGTAAACTTGATATAGAAAACGGAAAACAAGTAAGTAGTATCGCTGTTTATAAATCAAATTTAGATACCATTTGTAAGTACCTACAAACAGAGTTTCCAAAAGCAAAATTGATTTTTGCTACCACAACAGCCGTTCCTGAAGAAGGGGCAGATGGTAGAATTTCTGGAGATAGTATAACGTATAATACCGCGGCATTAGAAGTGTTGGCAAATTATCCATCTATTCAAATTAACGATTTGTATGCTTTTACAAAACCCAATGCAAAAGATTGGCATATAAAACCGCATAATGTGCATTATAATACTTTAGGAAAAAAAGCACAAGGAAAACAGGTAACAAAAATTATTACAGAAAATTTATAA
- a CDS encoding sulfatase, with amino-acid sequence MKFIIGIIIAFISCNLSLFAQEKQPKPNVIIFFTDDQGYQDVGVFGSPLIKTPNLDKMAAEGIKFTDFYAASSVCSPSRAALLTGSYPPRVGVPDVFWPNLPGGLSNKEMTIADMLKTEGYATACIGKWHLGDEEQYLPTSQGFDSYYGIPFSNDMSVNPKSKVSKDIVFREGMTIDSLRQVKWRGRRVPLLEQNEVIEYPVDQSSITQRYTEKAVEFITENKDKPFFLYLAQTMPHVPLYASPKFKGKSARGLYGDAVEEIDWSMGTILETLKSLGLDENTLVVFTSDNGPWDLKDKQGGSALPLRGFKSQTLEGGMRVPMIAQWKGKIKEGLVSNEVASTIDLLPTIAHLTGAKMSDKPMDGKNIWPLLSGVEKAKSPHEKDGFYYYLKNELQAVRKGDWKLRITKDCVALYNLRDDISESKNVAAANPKIVKKLQKMMTAFDEDLKKNQHQFN; translated from the coding sequence ATGAAGTTTATAATAGGTATCATAATAGCATTTATTAGTTGTAATCTTAGTCTATTTGCGCAAGAAAAACAACCTAAGCCTAACGTGATTATATTTTTTACAGACGATCAAGGGTATCAGGATGTTGGTGTATTTGGTTCTCCATTAATTAAAACGCCAAACCTAGATAAAATGGCTGCTGAAGGTATTAAATTTACAGATTTTTACGCAGCTTCTTCTGTATGTTCACCATCAAGAGCTGCTTTACTTACCGGTTCTTATCCACCACGAGTTGGAGTGCCAGATGTGTTTTGGCCAAATTTACCAGGTGGTTTATCAAATAAAGAAATGACTATTGCCGATATGCTTAAAACAGAAGGTTATGCCACGGCTTGTATAGGGAAATGGCATTTGGGAGATGAAGAACAATATTTACCAACCTCTCAAGGTTTCGATTCATACTATGGCATTCCGTTTAGTAATGATATGTCTGTTAATCCAAAATCAAAAGTTTCTAAAGATATTGTTTTCAGAGAAGGGATGACTATCGATAGTCTTCGTCAAGTAAAATGGAGAGGGAGACGCGTACCTTTATTAGAACAAAACGAGGTTATTGAATATCCTGTAGATCAATCGTCAATAACACAACGATATACTGAAAAAGCGGTAGAATTTATTACAGAGAATAAAGACAAACCATTCTTTTTATACTTAGCGCAAACCATGCCGCATGTCCCTTTATATGCTTCTCCTAAGTTTAAAGGAAAAAGTGCAAGAGGATTATATGGTGATGCTGTTGAGGAAATAGATTGGAGTATGGGAACTATTTTAGAAACCTTAAAATCTTTAGGATTAGATGAAAATACATTGGTTGTTTTTACTTCGGATAATGGACCTTGGGATTTAAAAGATAAGCAAGGCGGAAGTGCATTACCATTGAGAGGTTTTAAATCTCAAACTTTAGAAGGAGGCATGCGTGTACCGATGATAGCGCAGTGGAAAGGAAAAATAAAAGAAGGACTTGTTTCTAATGAAGTTGCATCAACAATAGATTTGTTGCCAACCATAGCACATTTAACAGGGGCTAAAATGTCGGATAAACCTATGGATGGGAAAAATATTTGGCCTTTACTCTCTGGAGTAGAAAAAGCAAAATCCCCACACGAAAAAGATGGGTTTTATTATTATTTAAAAAATGAACTTCAAGCTGTTAGAAAAGGCGATTGGAAATTGCGTATTACAAAGGATTGTGTAGCGCTATATAACCTTAGAGATGATATTTCTGAAAGTAAAAATGTCGCAGCAGCTAATCCGAAAATTGTAAAAAAATTACAAAAGATGATGACGGCGTTTGATGAAGATTTGAAAAAAAACCAACACCAGTTTAATTAA
- a CDS encoding glycoside hydrolase family 3 protein, protein MKRISNIKTVLVLVCLGGILTVSLAFSAKKDPPYKNPKLPVAERVSDLLSRMTLEEKFWQMFMIPGDLKIGKDKLKHGIFGFQISSKGLNDNAAEQIMDYGSTGTAANMANEINELQKYFLEETRLGIPIIPFNEALHGLARDGATTFPQAIALASTWDTDLVGEVASAITKETKTRGIRQILSPVLNIARDVRWGRVEETYGEDPYLTSRMGVSFISQFEKAGVITTPKHFVANVGAGGRDSYPISFNERLLEEIYFPAFKAVFKEAGARSVMTSYNSLDGTPCTSNEWLLRTKLKEEWGFNGFVISDAGATGGANVLHFTAANYAEATEDAVEAGLDVMFQTNYNHYPLFWEAYENGMVDIKAIDEAVSRILTAKFELGLFEDPYVDAKQAAVWNGHKSHRELAKKAASKSMVLLKNTNDVLPVKKSTKKVALIGHDVKTVRLGGYSGPGNDLVSMYDGVANKIGAQNIEYAKGVALTEVKYKPIASVNLSTIKDGKKVAGLKGDYFDNIKLSGTPKVERIDKKVSFGWTLFSPHEDLAYDWFSVRWTGKIKATKTGVFNVGIEGNDGYRMYLGGKLIIDNWQKQSYNTILKEFSFEKGKEYDVKIEFYESAGNAKFKLVWDADVQDAWEQEIADAVAVAEKSDVAVVFAGIHEGEFRDRALLALPGHQEALIKAVAKTGKPTVVVLVGGSAITMANWINDVDGIIMAWYAGENGGNGFADILFGDENPAGRLPITFPVDEAQCPLYYNNKPTGRGDNYHNLTGQPLFPFGYGLSYTSFEYSNLEFSKNNIAPTETVRVTCTVRNNGSVAGDEVVQLYIRDELASVSRPIKELKGFTRINLKAGESQKVTFELGPDELSMLDKDLKRLVEAGDFRIMIGASSKDIRLREILTVK, encoded by the coding sequence ATGAAGAGAATTAGTAACATCAAAACGGTTTTAGTATTAGTGTGTTTAGGAGGAATCTTAACAGTATCGCTAGCGTTTTCCGCTAAAAAAGACCCACCTTATAAAAACCCGAAATTACCAGTAGCGGAACGCGTAAGCGATTTGTTGAGTAGAATGACTTTAGAAGAGAAGTTCTGGCAAATGTTTATGATTCCTGGAGATTTAAAAATTGGGAAAGATAAATTGAAGCATGGTATATTCGGATTTCAAATTTCGTCAAAAGGATTGAATGATAATGCAGCTGAACAGATTATGGACTATGGTTCTACAGGAACTGCAGCTAATATGGCTAATGAAATTAATGAGCTTCAAAAGTACTTTTTAGAAGAAACACGTTTAGGTATTCCTATCATTCCTTTTAACGAAGCGCTGCACGGTTTAGCTCGTGATGGAGCAACAACTTTTCCGCAAGCTATTGCTTTAGCATCTACTTGGGATACGGATTTAGTTGGTGAAGTAGCAAGTGCTATTACTAAAGAAACTAAAACAAGAGGTATTCGTCAAATACTATCCCCTGTTTTAAATATTGCTCGCGATGTACGTTGGGGCCGTGTGGAAGAAACTTATGGGGAAGACCCATATTTAACCTCTAGAATGGGTGTGTCATTTATCAGTCAGTTCGAAAAAGCAGGAGTCATTACAACGCCAAAACATTTTGTAGCTAATGTTGGTGCTGGTGGTCGTGATAGCTACCCAATTAGTTTTAATGAGCGTTTGCTAGAAGAAATTTATTTTCCAGCGTTCAAAGCTGTTTTTAAGGAAGCAGGTGCTCGTTCGGTTATGACATCTTATAATTCATTAGACGGTACACCTTGTACATCTAACGAATGGTTATTACGTACGAAGCTTAAAGAAGAATGGGGTTTTAATGGCTTTGTTATTTCTGATGCTGGTGCTACAGGTGGTGCTAATGTTCTACATTTTACAGCCGCTAATTATGCCGAAGCTACAGAAGATGCTGTTGAAGCTGGCTTAGATGTTATGTTCCAAACCAATTATAACCACTACCCATTATTTTGGGAAGCTTACGAGAACGGTATGGTAGATATTAAAGCGATTGATGAAGCGGTAAGTAGAATCTTGACAGCTAAGTTTGAGTTAGGTTTATTCGAAGATCCTTATGTAGATGCAAAACAAGCAGCAGTATGGAATGGACATAAATCACACCGAGAGTTGGCTAAAAAAGCGGCTTCAAAATCAATGGTGTTATTAAAGAATACTAATGACGTTTTACCAGTTAAAAAATCTACAAAAAAAGTGGCACTTATTGGTCATGATGTAAAAACGGTTAGATTAGGTGGTTATAGCGGACCAGGAAACGATTTAGTTTCTATGTACGATGGTGTTGCTAACAAAATTGGAGCACAAAATATTGAATATGCAAAAGGTGTTGCATTAACAGAAGTAAAATACAAGCCTATAGCATCTGTTAATTTATCTACAATTAAAGATGGTAAAAAAGTAGCAGGTTTAAAAGGTGATTATTTTGATAATATTAAATTAAGCGGCACACCAAAAGTGGAACGTATTGACAAGAAAGTAAGTTTTGGGTGGACACTGTTTTCACCTCATGAAGATTTGGCTTACGATTGGTTCTCTGTGCGATGGACAGGAAAAATAAAAGCGACTAAAACAGGTGTTTTTAATGTTGGTATTGAAGGGAACGATGGTTACCGCATGTATTTAGGTGGTAAATTGATTATTGATAACTGGCAAAAACAATCGTACAATACAATTTTAAAAGAATTTTCTTTTGAAAAAGGTAAAGAATACGATGTGAAAATTGAATTCTACGAATCTGCTGGAAATGCAAAATTCAAATTAGTTTGGGATGCCGATGTTCAAGATGCATGGGAACAAGAAATAGCTGATGCCGTTGCTGTAGCAGAAAAAAGTGATGTTGCTGTGGTTTTTGCAGGAATTCACGAAGGGGAATTTAGAGACCGTGCGTTATTGGCTTTACCTGGTCACCAAGAAGCACTTATTAAAGCAGTAGCTAAAACAGGAAAACCTACCGTAGTTGTCTTAGTTGGTGGTAGCGCGATTACCATGGCGAACTGGATTAATGATGTGGACGGTATTATTATGGCTTGGTATGCTGGAGAAAATGGAGGAAATGGTTTTGCAGATATTCTTTTTGGAGATGAAAACCCTGCAGGACGTTTACCTATAACATTCCCCGTAGATGAAGCACAATGTCCGTTATATTATAACAACAAACCAACAGGTAGAGGTGATAACTATCACAATTTAACAGGTCAGCCATTATTTCCTTTTGGTTACGGTTTAAGTTATACATCTTTTGAATATTCAAATTTAGAATTCAGTAAAAATAATATTGCACCAACGGAAACTGTACGGGTTACTTGTACGGTTAGAAATAATGGTTCTGTTGCTGGCGATGAGGTTGTGCAATTATATATCCGTGATGAATTAGCTTCAGTATCTCGTCCAATAAAAGAATTAAAAGGCTTTACACGTATCAACTTAAAGGCTGGAGAATCTCAAAAAGTGACTTTCGAATTAGGCCCAGATGAGTTGTCTATGTTAGATAAAGATTTAAAAAGATTAGTAGAAGCTGGTGATTTTAGAATTATGATTGGAGCATCATCAAAAGATATTCGTTTAAGAGAAATTTTAACTGTAAAATAA